From a single Herpetosiphon gulosus genomic region:
- a CDS encoding adenylate/guanylate cyclase domain-containing protein — MLRSQQIRRGVWFSATGLACLLALLLSDSWAWRRQLDRSAADLLVRRLASHNPQPAIIIVAIDDQALSNETGFGRLTEWDRSIYAHLLDKLQSARVIVFDMLFTGANPAGDQAFAQALAPLEHPILAVSRDNQTNQMIQPAPQLATGNVVLAHSDIIADPDGVVRRIQTHYDQAAIYPAIALVSAQAWWHLPAGLQIEPTATTLTNGVVIPVNNSSFMLNYAGASQTYPQVSLLAVLNGEVDPALFNDKIVLIGSTAAALGDRYTTPTSPLMDGVEIHANAIGTILNANALREQSSSSRRIIKLGLVLALTLIAMIRRPWLLFSGMVIGTSVMLISAVSALQQQFLRIDLASPLLAIGLTGLVMLLVQNQLQRQDHTQVLELFAKRTPPSVLSELLKAAERGQLQLGGERREVSIVFMDMRGFTNLSERLPPEAMMQIINTYLNLIAKALIDHGGTLNQYAGDQAMAIFNAPVAQPDHAQRAIRGAVAALEAIVAFNRSAAAQALPAQASFGAGINTGIGVVGNVGAHERYDYSVIGDVTNVAARLCGAAPANTIYLGPDTLAEDLGDLQSLIQPIGPLALKGKEAPLEIAAIVVAE; from the coding sequence GTGCTACGTTCGCAACAAATTCGCCGTGGAGTTTGGTTTAGCGCAACTGGGCTGGCATGTTTGCTAGCCCTCTTGCTAAGCGATAGCTGGGCTTGGCGCAGACAACTCGATCGCTCAGCCGCCGATTTGTTGGTGCGCCGGCTAGCCAGCCATAACCCGCAACCAGCAATCATCATTGTCGCCATCGATGATCAAGCGCTCAGCAATGAGACAGGCTTTGGGCGGCTGACCGAGTGGGATCGCAGCATCTATGCCCATTTATTGGATAAGCTACAATCTGCGCGGGTGATCGTCTTTGATATGCTATTTACTGGGGCCAACCCTGCTGGTGACCAAGCGTTTGCTCAAGCCCTTGCGCCTTTGGAGCACCCAATTTTGGCGGTCTCACGCGATAACCAGACCAACCAAATGATTCAGCCAGCACCGCAATTGGCCACTGGTAATGTGGTGTTGGCCCATAGCGACATTATTGCTGACCCCGATGGTGTCGTGCGGCGCATCCAAACCCACTATGATCAGGCTGCCATCTATCCTGCGATTGCGCTAGTTAGTGCTCAAGCATGGTGGCATCTACCAGCAGGTTTGCAGATTGAGCCAACGGCCACAACCCTCACTAATGGTGTAGTAATTCCGGTCAATAATTCTAGCTTTATGTTAAATTATGCTGGCGCAAGCCAAACCTACCCACAAGTTAGTTTGCTAGCAGTGCTCAACGGTGAGGTTGATCCAGCACTATTCAATGATAAAATCGTGCTGATTGGCTCAACCGCTGCAGCCCTCGGCGACCGCTACACCACCCCCACCAGCCCATTAATGGATGGTGTTGAAATTCATGCCAACGCGATTGGCACAATTTTGAACGCCAATGCGCTGCGTGAACAAAGCTCCAGCAGTCGGCGGATCATTAAGCTTGGTTTAGTGCTAGCCCTAACGTTAATCGCCATGATTCGGCGGCCATGGCTGCTATTTAGTGGCATGGTGATAGGGACAAGCGTGATGCTGATTAGCGCAGTCAGTGCTTTGCAACAACAATTTTTGCGCATCGACTTGGCTAGCCCATTGTTGGCAATTGGCTTAACTGGCTTGGTGATGCTGTTGGTGCAAAACCAGCTTCAACGCCAAGATCATACCCAAGTGCTCGAACTTTTTGCCAAACGTACCCCGCCCAGCGTGCTCAGCGAGCTATTGAAGGCTGCTGAGCGTGGTCAATTACAACTTGGGGGCGAACGTCGCGAAGTCAGCATTGTGTTTATGGATATGCGCGGCTTTACCAATTTATCCGAGCGCTTGCCGCCAGAAGCCATGATGCAGATTATCAATACCTACCTGAATCTGATCGCCAAGGCATTAATTGATCATGGCGGCACGCTCAACCAATATGCAGGCGATCAAGCCATGGCGATTTTCAACGCGCCAGTCGCCCAGCCCGATCATGCTCAACGGGCCATTCGCGGCGCAGTGGCAGCATTAGAGGCAATTGTGGCCTTTAATCGTTCAGCTGCGGCCCAAGCCTTACCCGCTCAAGCCTCGTTTGGAGCTGGGATCAACACCGGAATTGGTGTGGTAGGCAATGTTGGAGCCCATGAGCGTTACGATTATAGCGTGATTGGCGATGTAACCAATGTCGCAGCCCGCTTATGTGGCGCAGCTCCAGCCAACACGATTTATCTTGGCCCTGACACGCTTGCCGAAGATTTAGGCGATTTGCAAAGCCTGATTCAGCCGATTGGTCCGTTGGCACTCAAGGGCAAGGAAGCCCCGCTAGAAATTGCCGCCATTGTAGTAGCCGAGTAA
- the amaP gene encoding alkaline shock response membrane anchor protein AmaP, with translation MQGFNRLAMTIIALALAVLAITIALLPLQSFDLALRSLQYLRAQALIYSTTTRIVAGIGGLLLLGLALAQMFIRQSQYVPVRNTGSGSAQLDLQTVQRAVDQALGQALDVRSAKAQVQGYGEGVAIYTELELHPTAHLNDTLAYVHQNIREEVEERLGVAILTLKSKVKTKPYPNAPHSQQHEAGSAPELDPRQPAWDLRELRRRLERGILNQPNVVDLEVVLGYHPDGASVFVQLFLEQTAPVPSTIANVERLIHTIVADDFRLSVYELRVTSQIIE, from the coding sequence ATGCAAGGATTTAACCGTTTAGCGATGACAATAATTGCCTTGGCCTTAGCCGTCTTGGCCATTACGATTGCGCTCTTACCGCTGCAAAGCTTTGATTTGGCCCTGCGTTCGCTCCAATATTTGCGTGCTCAAGCGTTAATTTATAGTACAACCACGCGAATTGTGGCAGGCATTGGGGGCTTGCTGCTGCTTGGTTTAGCCTTGGCTCAGATGTTTATTCGCCAAAGTCAATATGTACCAGTGCGCAATACTGGCTCAGGCTCTGCTCAACTCGATTTGCAAACCGTTCAGCGGGCAGTTGATCAAGCGCTTGGGCAGGCGCTCGATGTGCGCAGCGCCAAAGCTCAAGTTCAAGGGTATGGCGAGGGCGTGGCGATTTACACCGAACTTGAACTACACCCAACCGCGCATTTAAATGATACCTTGGCGTATGTCCACCAAAACATTCGCGAAGAAGTTGAAGAGCGCTTGGGCGTGGCAATTTTAACGCTCAAAAGTAAGGTCAAAACTAAACCTTACCCGAATGCACCCCACAGCCAACAACATGAGGCTGGCTCGGCTCCCGAACTCGACCCACGCCAACCAGCTTGGGATCTACGTGAGCTGCGCCGTCGCCTAGAACGAGGCATTTTGAATCAGCCTAACGTGGTTGATCTCGAAGTGGTATTGGGTTATCACCCTGATGGGGCAAGTGTGTTTGTGCAATTATTTCTCGAACAGACCGCGCCAGTCCCGAGCACTATAGCCAACGTCGAGCGCTTAATTCACACGATTGTGGCAGATGACTTCCGTCTAAGCGTCTACGAACTACGGGTGACCAGCCAAATTATTGAGTAA
- a CDS encoding glycosyl hydrolase family 28-related protein produces MSQRRKQVFGSLLLLIAIIMANLAVGSASAVTYVRIKNRWQNTYLYETNSQVRYGSPNINDQSSHWVIEDYQGAKRLKNRATGHYMAIEHQLEAVESITIADVWESARWVIEAAPDGASYIRSAWHSWEYIHVENQLGFAQHGSIYPAWQSAQWWIETVATGTPTSTPIPPTRTPAPPTNTPIAPTASPIVPTSTPQLPANRGATVPWIEYEAETMATNGTILGPSRTFGNLATESSGRRSVELNSTGEFVQFTSNTTANSIVVRYSIPDAANGGGLDASLSLYVNGVFRQKLGLTSRYAWVYGGETSSLNNPSAGGAHNFFDEARALVGDIPQGATIKLQKDGDDQAAFYVIDLVDLEQVGAAQTQPANFLSLTADCGATANGGGDDGQALQNCINTARAHAKGVWIPAGTFDLRSQIQSDAGITISDVTVRGAGMWYSVLRGPWARFHCIGNNCRFYNFAITGEAVTRNDGAAENAFNGSAGSGSRVENVWVEHTKVGWWVGSDNQAAPTDGLVITGSRFRNLFADGVNLCNGSSNSVVENSHFRSTGDDALASWSPAAHGPVNIANTFRFNTVQLPWRANCFAIYGGQNMRVEDNICADVVTYPGVLIAQQFDSHPFGGFISVQRNSLIRVGGPMWNQQHGALKVHTDRGPIPGLTVNDILIESPTFAGIHLQGSDGGITSATLQNASFSNIRINNAGTYGLLLNANARGNATFSNVVVSNPANGGLNNQAPANQFTINRGTGNSGW; encoded by the coding sequence ATGTCTCAGCGACGTAAGCAAGTATTTGGTAGTTTGTTGCTGCTGATCGCGATTATTATGGCCAACTTGGCGGTTGGTTCAGCTTCAGCCGTGACCTATGTACGGATTAAGAATCGTTGGCAGAATACTTATCTCTACGAAACCAATAGCCAGGTGCGCTATGGCTCGCCGAATATTAACGATCAAAGTTCGCATTGGGTGATTGAGGATTATCAAGGAGCTAAGCGGCTCAAAAATCGGGCAACTGGTCACTATATGGCGATTGAACATCAACTTGAAGCAGTTGAGAGTATCACGATTGCCGATGTGTGGGAGAGCGCACGTTGGGTAATCGAGGCGGCTCCCGATGGCGCGAGTTATATTCGCAGCGCTTGGCATAGCTGGGAATATATTCATGTTGAAAATCAATTGGGTTTTGCCCAGCACGGCAGCATTTATCCTGCTTGGCAAAGTGCCCAATGGTGGATTGAAACAGTTGCTACCGGAACCCCGACCAGCACGCCAATTCCGCCGACGCGCACGCCTGCCCCACCAACCAACACGCCGATTGCCCCAACTGCTAGCCCAATTGTGCCAACCAGCACGCCGCAGCTCCCAGCCAATCGTGGCGCAACTGTGCCATGGATCGAATATGAAGCTGAAACAATGGCGACCAACGGCACAATTTTGGGGCCAAGCCGAACCTTCGGCAATCTGGCAACTGAATCATCGGGCCGCCGCAGCGTCGAACTCAACAGCACTGGTGAGTTTGTGCAATTTACCAGCAACACCACGGCCAACTCGATTGTGGTGCGCTATTCAATTCCTGATGCGGCCAATGGTGGCGGGCTTGATGCTAGCCTGAGTTTGTATGTTAACGGCGTATTTCGCCAAAAATTGGGATTGACTTCGCGCTATGCTTGGGTCTATGGCGGCGAAACCAGCAGCTTGAATAACCCAAGTGCTGGCGGCGCACATAACTTTTTCGATGAAGCACGAGCCTTGGTTGGCGACATTCCTCAAGGTGCAACGATTAAATTGCAAAAAGATGGCGACGATCAAGCAGCATTTTATGTAATTGATTTGGTTGATTTGGAGCAAGTTGGGGCCGCCCAAACCCAGCCTGCTAATTTTCTTTCGCTGACTGCCGATTGTGGTGCGACCGCCAACGGCGGCGGCGACGATGGTCAAGCCTTGCAAAATTGTATTAACACTGCCCGTGCTCACGCGAAAGGCGTGTGGATTCCGGCGGGCACGTTTGATTTGCGCTCCCAAATTCAAAGCGACGCAGGCATTACCATTTCCGATGTGACCGTGCGCGGGGCTGGCATGTGGTATTCGGTGCTGCGTGGGCCGTGGGCACGTTTCCATTGCATTGGTAATAATTGTCGTTTTTACAACTTTGCGATCACTGGCGAGGCCGTGACCCGCAACGATGGCGCTGCTGAAAATGCCTTCAATGGCAGCGCTGGCTCAGGCTCGCGGGTGGAGAATGTTTGGGTTGAGCATACCAAAGTTGGCTGGTGGGTTGGCTCGGATAACCAGGCAGCGCCAACCGATGGATTGGTGATTACAGGCAGCCGGTTTCGCAACTTATTTGCTGATGGCGTGAATTTGTGCAATGGCTCAAGCAACTCGGTGGTCGAAAATAGCCACTTCCGCAGCACTGGCGATGATGCATTGGCTTCGTGGTCGCCCGCCGCTCATGGTCCAGTGAATATTGCGAATACCTTCCGTTTCAACACCGTGCAATTGCCGTGGCGAGCCAATTGTTTTGCAATTTATGGTGGCCAAAATATGCGGGTTGAGGATAATATTTGCGCCGATGTGGTTACTTATCCTGGTGTGCTAATTGCCCAGCAATTCGATTCGCATCCATTTGGCGGCTTTATCAGCGTTCAGCGCAACTCGTTGATTCGGGTGGGTGGGCCGATGTGGAACCAACAGCATGGCGCGTTGAAAGTCCACACCGATCGTGGGCCAATCCCAGGCTTGACCGTCAACGACATCTTGATCGAAAGTCCAACCTTTGCTGGGATTCACCTGCAAGGCTCAGATGGCGGCATCACTTCGGCAACGTTACAAAATGCCAGCTTCAGCAATATTCGAATTAATAATGCTGGAACCTATGGCTTGTTGCTGAATGCCAATGCTCGTGGTAATGCTACATTTAGCAATGTGGTAGTGAGCAATCCGGCTAATGGCGGCTTGAACAACCAAGCGCCTGCTAATCAATTTACGATTAATCGGGGTACTGGCAATAGCGGTTGGTAA
- a CDS encoding ATP-binding protein has protein sequence MLEPQDLRLRQRDYLLRLMRAMAAQLDAEPLLNLVIAQAVELLAGNYGLIALYNPNQRLEIRAAYGLTPSLWSAFDEILHVLQSEGPQSSHMSAELSKLANALNVPLRQVVALPMVTGDQQLGMMLVLRAALNVGFTADDRQLLSAFVDFAAIAVNNSQLYAEAIAERGRLDAIIESSADGMMMLDTRWRITRFNAAMERLTGWSREEALGRPCAEVLAIHNQQGVNICLTACPLQLFPDNDHPSVEGWVTHRDGHEIYVGSSYSVVREPTGRFGGAIANIRDITKQKRDEQQQSTFISVMSHELKTPVAIIKGYASTLSRTDVKLNKATKAEMLTGIEEEADRLARLIGDLLEVSRMQAGGLRLHPAPFDLSDLAADVVAAFAATVDQRFEFQLRFEPKLPHVYADQERIRMVLSNLISNAIKYSPEGGVIRLGGWPENGHVLSYVTDEGIGIAQEELPKLFAPFYRVDNRLARETQGAGLGLYLTKSIIEAHGGRMWADSTLGKGSRFYWTLPIAPPSLPDVEPSVILANGE, from the coding sequence ATGTTAGAGCCTCAGGATCTGCGATTACGCCAACGTGATTATTTATTGCGTTTGATGCGGGCAATGGCTGCCCAGCTTGATGCTGAGCCGTTGCTCAATCTGGTGATCGCCCAAGCAGTCGAGTTGTTGGCGGGTAATTATGGCTTGATCGCCTTGTACAATCCCAATCAGCGGCTCGAAATTCGCGCCGCCTATGGGCTTACTCCCAGTTTGTGGTCGGCCTTCGATGAAATTTTGCATGTTTTACAAAGTGAAGGCCCTCAATCAAGCCACATGTCGGCAGAATTAAGCAAGCTGGCGAATGCCTTGAATGTGCCGTTGCGCCAAGTTGTGGCCTTGCCAATGGTTACCGGCGATCAGCAATTGGGCATGATGTTGGTGTTGCGGGCAGCGCTCAATGTGGGTTTTACCGCTGATGATCGTCAATTGCTCAGCGCTTTTGTTGATTTTGCGGCGATTGCGGTCAATAATTCGCAACTCTATGCCGAAGCAATTGCTGAACGTGGGCGGCTCGATGCAATTATCGAATCGAGCGCCGATGGCATGATGATGCTCGATACCCGTTGGCGAATTACCCGTTTCAACGCGGCCATGGAGCGCTTGACTGGTTGGTCGCGTGAAGAGGCTTTGGGGCGACCATGCGCCGAAGTATTGGCAATTCACAACCAGCAAGGGGTCAATATTTGCTTAACTGCCTGTCCATTGCAACTCTTCCCCGATAATGATCATCCTTCGGTTGAGGGTTGGGTGACTCATCGCGATGGTCATGAGATTTATGTTGGCTCATCGTATAGCGTGGTACGCGAGCCAACGGGCCGTTTTGGCGGGGCAATTGCCAATATTCGCGATATTACCAAGCAAAAACGCGATGAGCAGCAGCAATCGACCTTTATTTCGGTGATGTCGCATGAATTAAAAACCCCAGTTGCGATTATCAAAGGCTACGCTAGCACGCTCAGCCGCACCGACGTAAAGCTCAACAAAGCTACCAAAGCTGAAATGTTGACAGGCATCGAAGAAGAAGCTGATCGCTTGGCACGATTAATTGGTGATTTGCTGGAAGTTTCGCGCATGCAGGCGGGTGGCTTGCGTTTGCATCCAGCGCCATTTGATCTGAGCGATTTGGCTGCTGATGTGGTAGCCGCCTTTGCCGCGACAGTTGATCAGCGTTTTGAATTTCAACTACGCTTCGAGCCAAAACTGCCGCATGTCTATGCCGATCAAGAGCGGATTCGCATGGTGCTCTCCAATTTAATCTCAAATGCAATTAAATATTCGCCCGAGGGTGGCGTGATTCGCCTAGGCGGCTGGCCGGAGAATGGCCATGTGCTCAGCTATGTGACCGACGAAGGTATTGGCATTGCCCAAGAGGAATTGCCTAAATTATTCGCGCCATTTTATCGGGTCGATAATCGCTTGGCCCGTGAAACTCAGGGCGCTGGCTTGGGTTTGTATCTGACTAAATCGATTATTGAGGCTCATGGTGGCCGCATGTGGGCCGATAGCACGCTGGGCAAAGGCTCGCGCTTCTATTGGACCTTGCCAATTGCCCCGCCTAGCCTGCCCGATGTTGAGCCAAGTGTGATTTTGGCTAATGGAGAGTAA
- a CDS encoding Hsp20/alpha crystallin family protein, with product MATINRWSPVEEALSLRDAMSRLFEESFVAPSAAMRTGLSVDMNVLENANSYIVEAAVPGLKAEDLDITLQENVLTISGEVRSQKLSEGTTAHRTERRYGRFSRSINLPMLVKGDQISATLEHGILRLDVPKAEEVKPRKISVQVGSAKELEVNK from the coding sequence ATGGCAACTATCAATCGTTGGTCACCAGTTGAAGAAGCCCTCAGCTTGCGCGATGCAATGAGCCGTTTGTTCGAAGAAAGCTTTGTTGCTCCATCTGCTGCAATGCGCACCGGTTTGAGTGTTGATATGAACGTTTTGGAAAATGCCAATAGCTATATCGTTGAAGCTGCCGTGCCTGGTCTCAAAGCTGAAGATCTTGATATTACATTGCAAGAAAATGTATTAACGATCAGCGGTGAAGTTCGCAGCCAAAAATTAAGCGAAGGCACCACCGCTCATCGCACCGAACGCCGCTATGGCCGCTTCAGCCGCTCGATCAACTTGCCAATGCTGGTCAAGGGCGACCAAATTAGCGCCACTTTGGAACATGGCATTCTACGGCTTGATGTTCCAAAGGCTGAAGAAGTCAAGCCACGTAAAATTAGCGTACAGGTTGGCTCAGCCAAAGAACTCGAAGTTAATAA